A genomic window from Phragmitibacter flavus includes:
- a CDS encoding AraC family transcriptional regulator: MHDDLSETHILGPDTFQIVVRQNDTDQRPWLRHAPTCPALKHHRIAHAGACIAKDPYRIVRMQQSGAYFIACIGGEGRILVDGKWRVCKAGMACLLPPHMLNAFHAIPGKYWSFAWVRYEAAPNTHPILSASSPMLAPFHGLAIHNAISGLHSEAKGAATPSVIHQWLELVQTYVQQFTQPLRMDNRLYHLWNHVEPRLEKDWTVDTLAARAHLSGEHLRRLCLHQLGRPPLRHLTWLRMRRAAELLSTTDEKIETIAHLVGYQNPFVFSNTFKKWIGWRPSEHRNRT; this comes from the coding sequence ATGCACGACGACCTATCTGAAACCCACATCCTCGGTCCCGACACCTTTCAGATCGTGGTGCGCCAGAACGACACCGACCAACGACCCTGGCTGCGCCATGCCCCCACCTGTCCCGCCCTCAAACACCATCGAATCGCTCACGCCGGTGCCTGCATCGCCAAAGACCCTTATCGCATTGTCCGCATGCAACAAAGCGGTGCGTATTTCATAGCCTGCATCGGCGGCGAGGGACGCATCCTCGTCGATGGCAAATGGAGGGTCTGCAAAGCCGGCATGGCCTGCCTTCTCCCTCCTCACATGCTCAACGCCTTCCACGCCATCCCCGGCAAATACTGGAGCTTCGCCTGGGTCCGCTACGAGGCCGCGCCCAATACCCATCCCATACTGAGCGCCAGTTCCCCGATGCTCGCCCCCTTCCATGGCCTCGCCATCCACAACGCCATCTCCGGACTCCACTCCGAGGCAAAAGGAGCCGCCACACCCTCCGTCATTCACCAATGGCTGGAACTCGTGCAAACCTACGTCCAACAATTCACCCAACCCCTGCGGATGGACAACCGCCTCTACCATCTCTGGAACCACGTCGAACCCCGACTCGAAAAAGACTGGACCGTCGACACCCTCGCCGCCCGCGCCCATCTCAGTGGCGAACACCTGCGCCGCCTCTGCCTCCACCAACTCGGCCGCCCCCCGCTGCGACACCTTACCTGGCTACGCATGCGACGCGCCGCCGAACTGCTCTCCACCACCGACGAAAAAATCGAAACCATCGCCCACCTCGTCGGCTACCAAAACCCCTTCGTCTTCTCCAACACCTTCAAAAAATGGATTGGCTGGCGTCCCAGCGAACACCGCAACCGAACTTGA
- a CDS encoding alpha/beta hydrolase family protein — translation MMMHTIALRLLLILFFVILLADCTFIRSARLSSIVGEVFELPTVRWPDMPEAEKPKIKVIKGKAPKDMGVVNGWHVLREGKPGMMELITLAKKPLPFWDQSKRMTLTTTMKVDGSEMKTEISGNLKLVIVQSTTAEAKKGTVVMLNTLYGGTRGLQQAMDMSSGKMVADGWDVVSTSIDPHQFTYRAETKETTTHEAAEELARRIDATIAWEADAVATVLSLLEKEQVKGAISPKRPVIYFGISAGALVVPALAVRHGPPDAAVLVCGGASVSELIFTTQMPGARTGIKLANGRESDPRELQQLALLTRQTSRLDPDKLAPYLRSKPVLLLTAGQDLIVPARLQRELDVALGYPERWHSLGGHVITVFRLPDHWSRLDRWMQAAVQSATEP, via the coding sequence ATGATGATGCACACGATCGCTTTGCGCCTGCTTCTGATCTTGTTTTTTGTCATCCTTCTGGCGGACTGCACTTTTATTCGATCCGCAAGGTTGTCGTCGATTGTCGGAGAAGTTTTCGAACTCCCGACGGTCCGCTGGCCTGACATGCCGGAGGCTGAAAAACCCAAGATCAAAGTCATCAAAGGAAAAGCGCCAAAAGACATGGGCGTCGTCAATGGCTGGCATGTGTTGCGTGAGGGGAAGCCTGGAATGATGGAGTTGATCACGCTGGCGAAGAAACCGTTGCCGTTCTGGGATCAGTCGAAGCGGATGACTTTGACGACGACGATGAAGGTCGACGGATCGGAAATGAAGACGGAAATCTCCGGCAACCTGAAGCTTGTTATTGTCCAGTCCACCACGGCGGAAGCAAAAAAGGGCACCGTGGTGATGCTCAACACGCTCTACGGTGGCACTCGTGGTTTGCAGCAGGCGATGGACATGAGTTCTGGCAAGATGGTGGCGGATGGGTGGGATGTGGTCTCGACATCGATTGATCCTCATCAGTTTACCTACCGTGCGGAAACCAAGGAGACGACCACCCACGAGGCAGCGGAAGAATTGGCCCGGCGCATAGATGCCACCATTGCATGGGAGGCGGACGCCGTTGCAACCGTATTGTCCCTTTTGGAAAAGGAGCAGGTGAAGGGTGCGATCTCCCCCAAACGGCCGGTCATTTATTTTGGAATCAGCGCAGGAGCTTTGGTGGTCCCGGCCCTTGCGGTGCGGCATGGTCCCCCGGATGCGGCCGTTCTTGTCTGCGGCGGTGCCAGTGTGAGCGAGTTGATTTTCACCACCCAAATGCCTGGAGCCCGGACTGGCATCAAGCTTGCCAATGGCCGTGAAAGCGATCCCCGGGAACTTCAGCAGCTTGCATTGCTAACCCGTCAAACCTCGCGTTTGGATCCCGACAAGCTGGCCCCCTATCTGAGAAGCAAGCCTGTTCTGCTGCTGACTGCGGGACAGGATTTGATTGTGCCTGCACGTCTTCAGCGCGAACTCGACGTCGCCTTGGGTTATCCCGAACGCTGGCACAGCTTGGGAGGGCATGTAATTACGGTTTTCCGTTTGCCAGATCACTGGTCTCGACTGGACAGGTGGATGCAGGCAGCGGTGCAGTCGGCGACAGAGCCGTAG
- a CDS encoding BPSS1187 family protein, translated as MANTPRFLALSFISLLTAASLHAAPPQRYTLQARASEIDPKAKEHPELSFTFTNKEGKPADLQNASVDTSVKPQGKLVIWLMGHNGALFERLNSYGVHAIQVHYANGWFGKFGNLSDKADGQLLGRIRLEAATGEDHSPDVTIPKPDGMMERAFQFVKWLDKENPEGKWDHFINDTKDGLRWDKVIISGASHGATTAARFAKHQAVDRVVMFCGPRDQNETWQSLPSATEPNRYFGFSHTLDGGWPGDHYPRSWKMLGLDPFGPDIDVDQTPPPYKNSRRLITSADVNNDEKRAHSCVTPGKAAVKDADGKFIHEAVWKYLFTHPVAAVGK; from the coding sequence ATGGCAAACACACCCCGCTTCCTCGCCCTCAGCTTCATCTCCCTGCTCACCGCCGCCAGCTTGCACGCGGCTCCGCCTCAGCGCTATACCCTCCAGGCCCGCGCCAGCGAGATCGATCCCAAAGCCAAGGAACACCCTGAACTCAGCTTCACCTTCACCAACAAAGAAGGCAAACCCGCCGACCTGCAAAACGCCTCCGTCGACACCAGCGTCAAACCCCAGGGCAAACTCGTCATCTGGCTCATGGGCCACAACGGAGCCCTGTTCGAACGCCTCAACAGCTACGGCGTCCACGCCATCCAGGTCCACTACGCCAATGGCTGGTTCGGAAAATTCGGCAACCTTTCCGACAAAGCCGACGGACAACTCCTCGGCCGCATCCGCCTCGAAGCCGCCACCGGCGAAGACCACAGCCCCGACGTCACCATCCCCAAACCCGACGGCATGATGGAACGCGCCTTCCAATTCGTAAAATGGCTCGACAAAGAAAATCCCGAAGGCAAATGGGACCACTTCATCAACGACACCAAGGACGGTTTGCGCTGGGACAAAGTCATCATCTCTGGAGCCTCCCACGGTGCCACCACCGCCGCCCGTTTTGCCAAACATCAGGCCGTTGACCGCGTCGTGATGTTCTGCGGCCCGCGCGATCAAAACGAAACCTGGCAGTCGCTTCCTTCCGCCACCGAACCCAACCGTTACTTCGGGTTCAGCCACACCCTCGACGGCGGATGGCCCGGCGATCATTATCCCCGCTCCTGGAAAATGCTCGGACTCGACCCGTTCGGACCCGACATCGACGTCGACCAAACGCCACCTCCCTACAAAAACAGCCGCCGCCTGATCACCAGCGCGGACGTCAACAACGACGAAAAACGCGCCCATAGTTGCGTCACCCCAGGCAAAGCCGCCGTCAAAGATGCAGACGGAAAATTCATCCACGAAGCCGTGTGGAAATACCTCTTCACCCATCCGGTGGCCGCAGTCGGCAAGTAG
- a CDS encoding sll0787 family AIR synthase-like protein, with protein MPSSLEALVDSLRAHPNVLEKLHIATAYTPSVEVSQHIPIGDDTAVIPNGDHYLLFAAEGMMESFINLDPWFAGYCAVMVNLSDIAAMGGRPTAIVDVLWSHPDSPIIKEIWAGMRAASTAYNVPIVGGHTTRFPIERTPLLATAVLGRANAIISSFTAAPGQVLLMAIDLRAAYRGEGTLFWNGSVGAPPEQLQGDLDLLPLLAEQGLVIAGKDISNGGLPGTLAMLCATSRVGATVNLDELPIPPGIDLQRWLLSFPSYGYLLTAPPENVATVQSIFETRGLNCAAIGTIDPGNTIHFTQQQDQLRVPFCQVDFPPSQL; from the coding sequence ATGCCATCATCTCTGGAAGCCCTCGTCGACTCCCTGCGCGCTCATCCCAACGTCCTCGAAAAACTTCACATCGCCACGGCTTACACTCCATCAGTCGAAGTCAGCCAGCATATTCCCATCGGCGACGACACCGCCGTCATCCCCAACGGCGACCACTACCTGCTCTTTGCCGCCGAGGGCATGATGGAATCCTTCATCAACCTCGATCCCTGGTTCGCCGGTTATTGCGCCGTGATGGTCAACCTCAGCGACATCGCCGCCATGGGCGGACGTCCCACCGCCATTGTCGATGTGCTCTGGTCGCATCCCGACTCCCCCATCATCAAAGAAATTTGGGCCGGCATGCGCGCCGCCTCCACCGCCTACAACGTCCCCATCGTCGGCGGTCACACCACCCGCTTTCCCATTGAACGCACCCCTCTTCTTGCCACCGCCGTCCTCGGTCGCGCCAACGCCATCATCTCCAGCTTCACCGCCGCGCCCGGTCAGGTCCTGCTCATGGCCATCGACCTCCGCGCCGCCTATCGCGGTGAAGGCACGCTATTCTGGAACGGCAGCGTCGGCGCTCCTCCCGAACAACTGCAAGGCGATCTCGACCTTCTTCCCCTTCTCGCCGAACAAGGCCTGGTCATCGCTGGAAAAGACATCAGCAATGGCGGCCTCCCCGGCACCCTCGCCATGCTCTGCGCCACCTCGCGCGTCGGAGCCACCGTCAACCTCGACGAACTCCCCATCCCTCCCGGCATCGACCTTCAACGCTGGCTGCTCTCTTTTCCCAGCTACGGTTACCTCCTCACCGCTCCGCCCGAAAACGTCGCGACCGTGCAGTCCATTTTCGAGACTCGCGGCCTCAACTGTGCCGCCATCGGCACCATCGACCCCGGCAACACCATCCACTTTACCCAGCAGCAAGATCAGCTGCGCGTGCCTTTTTGCCAGGTCGACTTTCCACCATCGCAGCTTTGA
- a CDS encoding LacI family DNA-binding transcriptional regulator yields MIEGGVRMQDVAGAVGVSAATVSRALKGDLRISEGLRERIKEMAVSMGYVPNPMVQALMAQRRRREGALGEKLALVTNDVHDAWRGKDVCQWYMDGIKTRAEQLGCQVEAFSLEEYGHDPARLCKVLRARGIRGVILGFSRDGEHPGWIDVREFCVVGLGTYFSGLQVDRVHLNGFHNVKLAIRQLRALGYKKPALVAPVHNNAVVGGQWSAAALDEQWQMPEHLRCPPFMAEGKVVNMTAFRDWFEEHRPDAMIAYKVRVIELLERLRLKVPEDVGVAHLFGTEEERRTMAGIDGNLFHVGGATVDLLLQKMMANERGFAEHPRDVMIAGTWRDGPTLKAAMVESRPGKKARAADLAAG; encoded by the coding sequence ATGATTGAAGGCGGAGTTCGCATGCAGGATGTGGCGGGGGCGGTCGGGGTTTCGGCGGCGACGGTTTCGCGGGCGCTCAAGGGGGATTTGCGGATCAGCGAGGGATTGCGGGAACGGATCAAGGAGATGGCGGTGTCGATGGGGTATGTGCCGAATCCGATGGTGCAGGCGTTGATGGCGCAGCGTCGCAGGCGGGAAGGGGCGTTGGGGGAGAAGCTGGCGTTGGTGACGAATGATGTTCACGACGCGTGGCGGGGGAAGGATGTTTGCCAGTGGTATATGGATGGGATCAAAACACGGGCGGAGCAATTGGGTTGTCAGGTGGAGGCATTTTCGCTGGAGGAGTATGGGCACGATCCGGCACGGCTTTGCAAGGTGCTGCGGGCGAGGGGAATCCGGGGGGTGATTTTGGGGTTTTCAAGAGATGGGGAGCACCCGGGATGGATCGATGTGCGGGAGTTTTGTGTGGTGGGATTGGGGACGTATTTTTCGGGGTTGCAGGTGGATCGGGTGCATCTGAATGGCTTCCATAATGTGAAGCTGGCGATCCGGCAGTTGCGGGCGTTGGGGTATAAAAAACCGGCGCTGGTGGCACCGGTTCACAACAATGCGGTGGTGGGCGGTCAGTGGTCGGCGGCGGCTTTGGATGAGCAATGGCAGATGCCGGAGCATTTGCGCTGTCCTCCCTTCATGGCGGAGGGGAAGGTCGTGAACATGACGGCGTTCCGTGATTGGTTTGAGGAACATCGGCCGGACGCGATGATTGCTTACAAGGTGCGGGTGATTGAGTTATTGGAACGGCTGAGGCTGAAGGTCCCGGAGGATGTGGGGGTGGCACATCTGTTTGGCACGGAAGAGGAGCGCCGGACGATGGCGGGGATTGATGGGAATTTGTTCCATGTCGGCGGGGCGACGGTGGATTTGCTGCTGCAGAAAATGATGGCGAATGAGCGCGGGTTTGCGGAACATCCGCGCGATGTGATGATCGCTGGAACGTGGCGGGATGGACCGACGCTCAAAGCTGCGATGGTGGAAAGTCGACCTGGCAAAAAGGCACGCGCAGCTGATCTTGCTGCTGGGTAA
- a CDS encoding DNA gyrase/topoisomerase IV subunit A, which translates to MPTDPTPATPDSPEHSSLTETKHVDALYGDWFLDYASYVILERAVPHLYDGLKPVQRRIMHSLRELEDGRYNKVANVVGNTMKYHPHGDASIGDAMVQIGQKELLIDTQGNWGNILTGDNAAAARYIEARLSKFALDVVFSPKVTHWASSYDGRNKEPVTLPVKFPLLLAQGVEGIAVGLSCRILPHNFIELIDASIAALRGETIPLFPDFIQGGIMDAADYNDGKRGGKIRVRARIEPGAKKNILRITEIPFSTTAGSIQDSIVAANDKGKIKIAKVEDNTAEFIEILVHLVPGADPDQTIQALYAFTDCEISISVNAVVIHDNKPRFISVTELVQSSAEHSKDLLKRELEIQLQELEEKWHFSSLEKIFIEKRIYRDIEEATTWDAVIGAIWRGLTPYLPLLKREVTEDDIVRLTEIRIKRISKFNTFEANEYIRGLEDEIDQTNRHLKQLTRYAIAHFERLKKQYSKGRERRTEIAGFDRVAASQVAMANEILYLDAKEGFAGYGLKKEGEPLGKCSTMDEILFITKDGTLSVTKVAPKFHVGKNPTYIDIFKRDEQAVYSLIYRDGKQGRTYAKRFRIGGITRDKEYPLTQSTPGTKILYFQRHETEEESNAQTAILHLQPKLYLRNLVIDYNFSELAIKGRESKGNLVTANPVDRVVTRRVITED; encoded by the coding sequence GTGCCCACCGATCCCACTCCTGCCACCCCAGATTCCCCCGAGCACTCCTCGCTCACTGAGACCAAACACGTCGACGCCCTCTACGGCGACTGGTTTCTCGACTACGCCAGCTACGTCATCCTCGAACGCGCCGTCCCCCACCTCTACGACGGACTCAAACCCGTTCAGCGCCGCATCATGCACTCCTTGCGGGAACTCGAAGACGGACGCTACAACAAGGTCGCCAACGTCGTCGGCAATACCATGAAATACCACCCCCACGGCGACGCCTCCATCGGCGACGCCATGGTTCAAATTGGCCAAAAAGAACTGCTCATCGACACCCAGGGCAACTGGGGTAACATCCTCACCGGCGACAACGCCGCCGCCGCCCGTTACATCGAAGCGCGCCTTTCCAAATTCGCCCTCGACGTCGTCTTCTCCCCCAAAGTCACTCACTGGGCCTCCAGCTACGACGGACGCAACAAAGAACCCGTCACCCTCCCCGTCAAATTCCCCCTTCTCCTCGCCCAGGGCGTCGAAGGCATCGCCGTCGGCCTCTCCTGCCGCATCCTTCCCCACAACTTCATCGAACTCATCGACGCCTCCATCGCCGCCCTGCGCGGTGAAACCATCCCCCTCTTTCCCGACTTCATCCAGGGCGGCATCATGGACGCCGCCGATTACAACGACGGCAAACGCGGCGGCAAAATCCGCGTCCGCGCCCGCATCGAACCCGGCGCCAAAAAGAACATCCTGCGCATCACCGAAATCCCCTTCAGCACCACCGCCGGCTCCATCCAGGACTCCATCGTCGCCGCCAACGACAAAGGCAAAATCAAGATCGCCAAAGTCGAGGACAACACCGCCGAATTCATCGAAATCCTCGTCCACCTCGTCCCCGGCGCCGACCCCGACCAGACCATCCAGGCCCTCTACGCCTTCACCGACTGCGAAATCTCCATCAGCGTCAACGCCGTCGTTATCCACGACAACAAACCCCGCTTCATCAGCGTCACCGAACTCGTCCAGTCCTCCGCCGAGCACAGCAAGGACCTCCTCAAACGCGAACTCGAAATCCAGCTCCAGGAACTCGAAGAAAAGTGGCACTTCAGCTCCCTCGAAAAAATCTTCATCGAAAAACGCATCTACCGCGATATCGAAGAAGCCACCACCTGGGACGCCGTCATCGGTGCCATCTGGCGCGGCCTCACCCCCTACCTCCCCCTCCTCAAACGCGAAGTCACCGAAGACGACATCGTCCGCCTCACCGAGATCCGCATCAAACGCATCTCCAAATTCAACACCTTCGAAGCCAACGAATACATCCGCGGCCTCGAAGACGAAATCGATCAAACCAACCGCCACCTCAAGCAGCTCACCCGCTACGCCATCGCCCACTTCGAGCGCCTCAAAAAACAATATTCCAAAGGCCGCGAACGCCGCACCGAAATCGCCGGTTTCGACCGCGTCGCCGCCTCCCAGGTCGCCATGGCCAACGAGATCCTCTATCTCGACGCCAAAGAAGGCTTTGCCGGTTACGGACTCAAAAAAGAAGGCGAGCCCCTAGGCAAATGTTCCACCATGGATGAAATCCTTTTCATCACCAAAGACGGCACCCTCTCCGTCACCAAAGTCGCCCCCAAATTCCACGTCGGCAAAAACCCCACCTACATCGACATCTTCAAACGCGACGAACAAGCCGTCTATTCCCTCATCTATCGCGACGGCAAACAAGGCCGCACCTACGCCAAACGTTTCCGCATCGGCGGCATCACCCGCGACAAGGAATACCCCCTCACCCAAAGCACCCCCGGCACCAAAATTCTCTACTTCCAGCGCCACGAAACCGAGGAGGAAAGCAACGCCCAGACCGCCATCCTCCACCTCCAGCCCAAGCTCTACCTGCGCAACCTCGTCATCGACTACAATTTTAGCGAACTCGCCATCAAAGGTCGAGAATCCAAAGGCAACCTCGTCACCGCCAACCCCGTCGACCGCGTCGTCACCCGCCGCGTCATAACGGAGGATTAA
- a CDS encoding sigma-70 family RNA polymerase sigma factor translates to MLQAIGHRDVVAFQQFYKKFSGLLYTTIHRVLNDHQDTEDVMQEVLVQIWQKAHLYEPSKGKPLTWVTTLARNRAIDRIRSKQRRARLNDDFEQESRSVQPEFDEDTSDLLISRESDQAVQSAVMDLTPEQREAIQLAYFNGLTQSEIATRLNEPLGTVKARIRRGVQRLEQTVKRRIGSDGQTRIDFLRTRQECLVFFVGGIRSRTSRSRSRRTSRI, encoded by the coding sequence ATGCTTCAAGCCATCGGGCACCGCGATGTGGTGGCTTTCCAACAATTTTACAAAAAGTTCAGCGGGCTTCTCTACACCACGATTCATCGGGTGCTGAATGACCACCAAGACACCGAAGACGTGATGCAGGAGGTTTTGGTGCAGATTTGGCAGAAAGCTCATCTTTATGAACCCTCCAAAGGCAAGCCGCTTACCTGGGTGACGACCTTGGCGAGAAACCGCGCGATTGACCGGATCCGTTCGAAACAGCGTCGTGCAAGATTGAACGATGACTTCGAGCAGGAAAGCCGCAGTGTGCAGCCGGAGTTTGACGAGGATACCAGCGATCTGCTGATTTCCCGCGAAAGCGATCAGGCGGTGCAGAGCGCAGTGATGGATCTGACTCCTGAACAGCGTGAGGCGATCCAGTTGGCTTATTTCAATGGGCTGACGCAGAGCGAGATTGCGACGAGGCTGAATGAGCCGCTTGGAACGGTGAAGGCGAGAATTCGTCGCGGGGTGCAGCGCTTGGAGCAGACGGTGAAACGTCGGATCGGATCTGATGGGCAGACGAGGATTGATTTTTTGAGGACGAGGCAGGAATGCCTCGTCTTTTTTGTGGGCGGAATTCGCTCGAGGACGAGTAGGAGTAGGAGTAGGAGGACGAGTAGGATTTAA
- a CDS encoding XylR family transcriptional regulator: protein MSTRRVALFIETSREYGRGLLRGIIRYEREHGPWSIYFKPGGLSDPAPEWLASWSGDGIIARVTTSAMARAISRSKVAAIDLWTGIKGLQLPAVGVDNEALAEMAATHFQERGFHHFAYYGTPQGEHYYYDMRCEEYLRALRKRGFDDCAVYEHPSRARPPTWEQSRRHLAKWVLQLPKPVAIMTCHDDAGLMLLEACHDAKLSVPDEVAVLGVNNDEFLCNLSIPPLSSVDMGAENIGYEAAALLDRMMAGERAAKLWSLSPPKKVMTRQSTDIASVSDRHVAKAARLIREHACKGINVEELLEKVSTSRTALYRRFKEQLGRSPKQEFTRVRMEKAKELLEHSKLSIAQIAERTGYAESKYFIEVFAREAGVTPLKYRKQQMPQQTQGASR, encoded by the coding sequence ATGTCCACGCGTCGTGTTGCCCTTTTCATTGAAACCTCTCGAGAGTATGGGCGGGGTTTGTTGCGCGGCATCATTCGGTATGAGCGCGAGCATGGGCCGTGGTCAATTTATTTTAAGCCGGGGGGATTGAGTGATCCGGCGCCTGAATGGCTGGCTTCGTGGAGTGGTGACGGGATCATTGCGAGGGTGACGACGAGTGCGATGGCGCGAGCGATCAGCCGGTCAAAGGTGGCGGCGATCGATTTGTGGACGGGCATCAAGGGCTTGCAACTGCCGGCGGTGGGGGTCGACAATGAGGCGCTCGCGGAGATGGCGGCGACGCATTTTCAAGAGCGGGGCTTTCACCACTTTGCCTATTACGGGACGCCGCAGGGAGAGCATTATTATTATGACATGCGGTGCGAGGAGTATTTGCGGGCGTTGCGCAAGCGGGGGTTCGATGATTGTGCGGTGTATGAGCATCCATCACGGGCGAGACCACCGACGTGGGAGCAGTCGCGGAGGCATCTGGCGAAGTGGGTGCTGCAGTTGCCGAAGCCGGTGGCGATCATGACCTGTCACGATGATGCGGGTCTGATGCTGCTGGAGGCTTGTCACGACGCGAAGCTGAGCGTGCCGGACGAGGTGGCGGTGCTGGGGGTGAACAATGATGAGTTTTTGTGCAACCTGTCCATTCCGCCGCTGTCGAGTGTGGACATGGGGGCGGAGAACATTGGGTATGAGGCAGCGGCATTGTTGGACCGCATGATGGCGGGGGAACGTGCGGCAAAATTGTGGAGTCTTTCGCCGCCGAAGAAGGTGATGACGCGGCAGTCGACGGACATTGCCTCGGTGAGCGACCGGCATGTGGCGAAGGCGGCTCGGTTGATTCGCGAGCACGCGTGCAAGGGGATCAATGTGGAGGAGCTGCTGGAGAAGGTTTCAACGTCGAGAACGGCATTGTATCGGCGGTTCAAGGAGCAGTTGGGCAGGTCACCCAAGCAGGAATTTACCCGGGTGCGGATGGAGAAGGCGAAGGAACTGCTGGAGCATTCGAAGTTGTCGATTGCGCAGATCGCGGAACGGACGGGATATGCGGAGTCAAAGTATTTTATCGAGGTGTTTGCTCGGGAGGCGGGGGTGACGCCGTTGAAGTATCGCAAACAACAAATGCCGCAGCAGACGCAGGGAGCGAGTCGTTGA
- a CDS encoding AraC family transcriptional regulator codes for MKALYQGLDPRTSTEVVMCEHIHGNDFDCPWHFHEEMEIMLVISGGTQRCIGDNFSPLTPGDLVVVGPNLLHGYSNEYPEGQPRKPVEAISVKFNPSLLGSWLQMSDVMQLQNFFRQAANGIQVRGSTRKRVAERMPLLLKTQGLQRLILLLEILNELSTSNDLSQIASAGFSLESPPVDHGRLSRITRFIKKRIGEPLYLKDVAKHVGMSPVTLSRYLRSHLRKTFPTYLNELRIARVCRLLKETDATVSEIAVHCGFDSMANFERQFRKLQGCSPKVYRQRSHRVSSPVLPSSSSNHRQTATTSTSPNSNHLWQAQPNKTVQTAFMAM; via the coding sequence ATGAAAGCATTGTATCAAGGACTCGACCCACGCACTTCCACCGAAGTGGTGATGTGCGAACACATTCACGGAAATGATTTTGACTGCCCATGGCATTTCCATGAAGAGATGGAAATCATGCTCGTCATCTCCGGTGGCACCCAGCGCTGTATCGGCGACAACTTCTCACCGCTCACTCCCGGCGACCTCGTGGTGGTCGGTCCCAACCTCCTGCACGGCTACAGCAACGAATACCCCGAGGGCCAGCCCCGCAAACCCGTCGAAGCCATCTCCGTCAAGTTCAACCCCAGCCTCCTTGGCAGCTGGCTGCAAATGTCCGACGTCATGCAGTTGCAAAACTTCTTCCGTCAGGCTGCCAACGGCATCCAGGTGCGCGGCTCCACCCGCAAACGCGTGGCCGAGCGTATGCCTCTTCTTCTCAAAACCCAGGGCCTGCAACGTCTCATCCTGCTGCTGGAAATCCTCAACGAACTGAGCACCAGCAACGATCTCAGCCAGATCGCCTCCGCCGGTTTTTCCCTGGAATCCCCACCGGTCGATCACGGTCGCCTCAGCCGCATCACCCGCTTCATCAAAAAGCGCATCGGCGAACCCCTGTATCTCAAAGACGTCGCCAAACACGTCGGCATGAGCCCCGTCACCCTCAGCCGCTACCTGCGATCCCACCTGCGCAAGACATTCCCCACCTATCTCAATGAACTGCGCATCGCCCGCGTTTGCCGACTCCTCAAAGAAACCGACGCCACCGTCAGCGAAATCGCCGTCCATTGCGGCTTTGACTCCATGGCCAACTTCGAGCGTCAATTCCGCAAACTGCAAGGCTGCTCTCCCAAGGTTTACCGTCAGCGCTCCCATCGCGTCAGTTCCCCTGTCCTCCCCTCTTCGTCCAGCAATCATCGTCAGACCGCCACCACCAGCACCAGCCCCAACAGCAATCACCTCTGGCAAGCACAGCCCAACAAAACCGTCCAAACCGCCTTCATGGCAATGTGA
- a CDS encoding SOS response-associated peptidase has protein sequence MCNLLRYKDRVQKDFAKWEFSEVRIDPPKRFVVRPSQPAPVVTMENGLAKITMKEFGFVTPRGRQMMARGETVEKLPTFRSSFQSRRCLVAVHGFYDSLDMGAFRQPWHIHLRGDGLMCFAALWEGDAFTIVSTPANRVVARVIDRMPAILKPDEWRAWLEPDATESDLKAMLRPCDDGEMEAYPVTRQVNRPGYESPDAIEPVIPDQGEFELF, from the coding sequence ATGTGCAATCTTCTGCGCTACAAAGACCGGGTGCAGAAGGATTTCGCGAAATGGGAATTCAGCGAAGTGCGGATTGATCCACCCAAACGTTTTGTGGTGCGGCCATCGCAACCTGCGCCGGTGGTGACGATGGAGAATGGACTCGCGAAGATCACCATGAAAGAGTTTGGGTTTGTGACGCCTCGTGGTCGGCAAATGATGGCACGAGGAGAAACGGTGGAGAAGTTGCCAACCTTCCGTTCGTCTTTCCAGTCGCGTCGTTGTCTGGTGGCGGTTCATGGTTTCTACGACAGCCTCGACATGGGAGCCTTTCGTCAGCCCTGGCATATTCACCTGAGGGGCGATGGATTGATGTGCTTCGCAGCCCTTTGGGAAGGAGATGCCTTTACGATTGTAAGCACCCCGGCGAATCGGGTGGTGGCGCGGGTAATCGACCGGATGCCAGCGATCTTGAAGCCGGACGAATGGCGGGCATGGCTTGAGCCCGACGCAACCGAGTCCGATCTCAAAGCGATGTTGCGTCCCTGCGATGACGGCGAGATGGAAGCCTATCCCGTCACCCGGCAAGTGAACCGACCGGGATATGAATCTCCCGATGCGATTGAACCAGTGATCCCCGATCAGGGAGAGTTCGAACTGTTTTGA